One segment of Nostoc flagelliforme CCNUN1 DNA contains the following:
- the cphA gene encoding cyanophycin synthetase yields the protein MRILKIQTLRGPNYWSIRRHKLIVMRLDLENLAETPSNEIPGFYEGLVEALPSLEGHYCSPGCRGGFLMRVKEGTMIGHIVEHVALELQELAGMHVGFGRTRETATPGIYQVVIEYQNEEAGRYAGRAAVRMCQSIVDRGRYPKAELEQDIQDLKDFTRDASLGPSTEAIIKEAEKRGIPWMSLEARFLIQLGYGVNQKRMQATMTDNTSILGVELACDKEATKRILAAAGAPVPRGTVINFLDDLEQAIEFVGGYPIVIKPLDGNHGRGITIDIRTWEEAEAGYEAARQVSRSIIVERYYVGRDHRVLVVNGKVVAVAERVPAHVIGNGRSTIAELIEETNLDPNRGEGHDNVLTKIELDRTSYQLLERQGYTLNSVPPKGTICYLRATANLSTGGSAVDRTDEIHPENLWLAQRVVKIIGLDIAGLDIVTTDISRPLREVDGVIVEVNAAPGFRMHVAPSVGIPRNVAGAVMDMLFPNEQSSQIPILSITGTNGKTTTTRLLAHIYKQTGKVVGYTTTDGTYIGDYLVEAGDNTGPQSAHVILQDPTVEVAVLETARGGILRSGLGFEAANVGVVLNVAADHLGIGDIETIEQLANLKSVVAEAVFPDGYAVLNADDRRVAGMSEKTKANIAYFTMNPDSELVRKHIQKGGVAAVYENGYLSIVKGDWTHRIERAENIPLTMGGRAPFMIANALAATLAAFVQNVTIEQIRAGLKTFRASVSQTPGRMNLFNLGNYHALVDYAHNAASYEAVGSFVRNWTTGQRIGVIGGPGDRRDEDFVTLGKLAAQIFDYIIIKEDDDTRGRVRGSAAQLIIQGITEVKPDSRYESILDETQAINKGLDMAPDNSLVVILPESVTRAIKLIKLRGLAKEETHQQNTGTTVIDSQNGIAPSSVVNTLL from the coding sequence ATGAGAATCCTCAAGATCCAGACCTTACGCGGCCCAAACTATTGGAGCATTCGACGCCACAAGCTGATCGTCATGCGCCTCGATTTAGAAAACCTTGCCGAGACGCCCTCGAATGAAATCCCTGGCTTTTATGAAGGACTAGTTGAGGCGCTGCCGAGTCTGGAGGGTCATTATTGTTCTCCTGGCTGTCGTGGTGGTTTTCTGATGCGAGTCAAAGAAGGCACTATGATTGGTCATATCGTAGAACACGTAGCCCTAGAACTCCAGGAATTAGCTGGTATGCATGTTGGCTTTGGTCGCACCCGCGAAACTGCCACACCCGGAATTTATCAAGTAGTGATCGAGTATCAGAACGAGGAAGCGGGACGCTACGCTGGACGAGCCGCAGTGCGGATGTGCCAGAGTATCGTTGATCGAGGCCGTTATCCCAAGGCAGAACTAGAGCAAGATATCCAAGACCTGAAAGACTTCACCCGTGATGCTTCTCTAGGCCCCTCCACTGAAGCGATCATCAAAGAAGCAGAAAAAAGAGGTATTCCCTGGATGTCTCTGGAAGCCCGCTTTTTGATTCAGCTGGGCTACGGCGTGAATCAGAAGCGGATGCAGGCCACAATGACGGACAACACCAGCATTCTGGGCGTAGAACTAGCTTGCGATAAAGAAGCCACTAAACGCATCCTCGCTGCTGCTGGTGCGCCAGTACCAAGAGGTACAGTGATCAACTTCTTAGACGATTTGGAACAAGCCATTGAATTCGTTGGCGGCTATCCCATCGTCATCAAGCCCCTGGATGGCAATCATGGACGGGGGATCACCATTGATATCAGAACTTGGGAAGAAGCTGAAGCTGGATACGAAGCTGCTAGACAGGTTTCCCGGTCAATTATTGTTGAAAGGTATTATGTTGGACGTGACCATAGGGTACTAGTGGTAAATGGCAAAGTAGTAGCAGTAGCCGAACGCGTCCCGGCTCATGTGATTGGCAACGGCAGATCCACTATTGCCGAACTGATTGAGGAAACAAACCTTGACCCAAATCGCGGTGAAGGACATGATAACGTCCTAACCAAAATTGAACTAGACCGCACCAGCTACCAACTCTTAGAAAGGCAAGGCTATACTCTCAACAGCGTGCCACCCAAGGGTACTATTTGTTATCTCAGAGCAACGGCAAACTTAAGTACAGGTGGTAGCGCCGTAGACCGTACCGATGAAATTCACCCAGAAAATCTCTGGTTGGCACAACGGGTAGTCAAGATTATCGGTTTGGATATTGCCGGACTGGATATCGTTACCACAGATATTAGCCGTCCCCTGCGGGAAGTTGATGGCGTGATTGTCGAAGTTAACGCCGCTCCCGGCTTCCGGATGCACGTTGCCCCAAGCGTGGGCATCCCCCGTAACGTCGCTGGCGCAGTAATGGATATGCTGTTCCCCAACGAGCAATCTAGCCAAATTCCCATTCTTAGCATCACGGGTACTAATGGTAAAACTACTACAACCCGACTACTAGCACATATTTATAAACAGACTGGAAAAGTAGTTGGTTATACTACCACTGATGGAACATATATCGGTGATTACTTAGTAGAAGCTGGCGATAACACAGGCCCTCAAAGTGCCCACGTCATCCTTCAAGATCCCACAGTAGAAGTAGCGGTACTGGAAACGGCTCGCGGTGGCATTCTCCGTTCTGGATTGGGCTTTGAAGCAGCAAATGTGGGAGTAGTATTAAATGTAGCCGCCGACCACTTAGGAATTGGCGATATAGAGACCATTGAGCAGTTAGCTAACCTCAAGAGTGTAGTAGCAGAAGCCGTATTTCCGGATGGCTACGCGGTACTTAACGCCGACGATCGCCGCGTCGCCGGCATGTCAGAAAAAACTAAGGCTAATATTGCTTACTTCACCATGAACCCCGACTCGGAATTGGTGCGAAAGCATATCCAAAAGGGTGGAGTAGCAGCAGTATATGAAAATGGCTATTTGTCAATTGTTAAAGGAGATTGGACACACCGGATAGAAAGAGCAGAAAATATACCTTTAACAATGGGCGGACGGGCGCCGTTTATGATTGCCAACGCTTTAGCCGCAACTTTGGCAGCATTCGTGCAAAACGTCACAATTGAGCAGATTCGTGCTGGTTTGAAGACCTTCCGGGCTTCAGTAAGTCAAACGCCAGGACGGATGAATTTATTTAATTTAGGCAACTACCACGCTTTAGTAGATTATGCCCACAACGCAGCCAGTTACGAAGCTGTAGGTTCCTTTGTTCGGAACTGGACTACAGGGCAACGGATTGGCGTAATTGGTGGACCAGGCGATCGCCGCGACGAAGACTTTGTTACATTGGGCAAATTAGCAGCACAAATTTTTGACTACATCATCATCAAAGAAGACGATGATACACGGGGACGAGTACGGGGATCAGCCGCCCAGCTAATTATTCAAGGCATCACGGAAGTTAAGCCTGATAGCCGCTATGAATCAATTCTGGATGAAACCCAAGCGATCAATAAAGGCTTAGACATGGCTCCTGATAACAGTCTGGTGGTAATTTTGCCAGAAAGCGTTACTCGCGCGATTAAGTTAATTAAGCTGCGTGGTTTAGCCAAAGAAGAGACACACCAACAAAATACTGGCACAACTGTCATCGATTCTCAAAATGGAATAGCACCTTCTTCTGTCGTTAATACCCTGCTGTAG
- a CDS encoding cyanophycinase produces MPQLQAKSLEMRTPQATKTAVLVIGGAEDKVHGREILRTFFGRAGASKAYITIIPSASREPAIIGGRYIRIFEEMGAQKVEILDIREREQCESSQIKASLEACSGVFLTGGDQLRLCGVLADTPAMEIIRQRVRAGQLTLAGTSAGAAVMGHHMIAGGGSGESPNRSLVDMATGLGFIPEVIVDQHFHNRNRMGRLISAIAAHPDRLGIGIDEDTCAVFERDGWLQVMGKGSVTIVDPTEATHTNEPHVGANEPLTVHNLRLHILSYGDRFHLYQRTVLPAVHRISS; encoded by the coding sequence ATGCCGCAATTACAAGCTAAATCGCTAGAAATGAGGACACCCCAAGCAACTAAAACCGCCGTTCTGGTTATCGGAGGTGCAGAAGATAAAGTTCATGGACGCGAAATCCTACGAACTTTTTTTGGACGCGCCGGTGCTAGTAAGGCTTATATTACAATTATTCCATCTGCCTCTCGCGAACCCGCCATCATCGGTGGTCGGTATATTCGCATTTTTGAAGAAATGGGTGCTCAGAAGGTAGAGATTTTAGATATCCGCGAACGGGAACAGTGTGAATCCTCCCAGATCAAAGCATCCTTAGAAGCCTGTAGTGGGGTATTTTTGACAGGAGGCGACCAGCTGCGTCTCTGTGGTGTATTGGCAGATACGCCAGCAATGGAAATTATTCGCCAGCGTGTGAGGGCGGGGCAACTTACCTTAGCAGGCACAAGTGCAGGAGCGGCAGTGATGGGGCATCACATGATTGCTGGCGGCGGTAGTGGAGAGTCGCCAAATCGTTCCCTAGTCGATATGGCAACGGGTTTAGGGTTTATTCCTGAAGTCATTGTTGACCAACACTTTCACAACCGTAATCGTATGGGGCGGCTGATTAGTGCGATCGCAGCTCACCCCGATCGCTTAGGTATTGGCATTGACGAAGATACTTGTGCAGTATTTGAACGTGATGGTTGGTTACAAGTTATGGGTAAAGGCAGTGTCACCATTGTTGATCCCACTGAAGCCACTCACACCAACGAACCCCATGTCGGTGCTAATGAGCCATTAACAGTACATAATTTACGTCTCCATATCCTCAGCTACGGCGATCGCTTCCACTTGTACCAGCGCACTGTATTGCCTGCTGTACACCGGATCTCCAGCTGA
- the trmD gene encoding tRNA (guanosine(37)-N1)-methyltransferase TrmD, which yields MRFDIVTLFPDCFNSVLNSGLLGKALAKQIAEVHLVNPRDFTTDKHRKVDDEPYGGGVGMLMKPEPIFNAVESLPTLPRREIILMSPQGQTINQPLLKELVTNYDQLVVICGHYEGVDERVLHLVTREVSLGDFILTGGEIPAMALINGVVRLIPGTVAKTESLTAESFEEGLLDYPQYTRPANFRGLKVPDVLLSGNHAAIARWRYEQQIQRTRDRRPDLLEKLEQGAGGE from the coding sequence GTGCGCTTTGATATAGTTACGCTTTTTCCTGACTGTTTTAACTCTGTTCTCAATTCTGGTCTGCTAGGTAAAGCCTTAGCCAAACAGATTGCCGAAGTCCATCTGGTTAACCCACGGGACTTTACCACTGATAAGCACCGGAAGGTGGATGATGAACCCTACGGCGGCGGCGTTGGCATGCTAATGAAGCCAGAACCTATTTTTAACGCTGTGGAGTCGCTGCCAACTCTACCCCGAAGAGAAATAATTTTGATGAGTCCACAGGGTCAAACAATTAATCAACCTCTTTTAAAAGAATTGGTGACAAATTACGACCAGTTAGTAGTTATTTGCGGGCATTACGAAGGAGTGGATGAGAGGGTGCTACATTTGGTAACTCGTGAAGTATCTTTAGGGGATTTTATTCTGACTGGCGGAGAAATTCCAGCAATGGCTTTGATTAATGGTGTAGTGCGGCTGATCCCAGGAACCGTAGCCAAAACGGAGTCCCTCACCGCAGAAAGTTTTGAGGAAGGGTTATTGGACTATCCCCAATATACTCGTCCTGCCAATTTTCGCGGCTTGAAAGTGCCAGATGTCTTGCTCTCTGGCAATCACGCAGCGATCGCTCGGTGGCGTTACGAGCAACAAATTCAAAGAACCCGCGATCGCCGCCCTGATCTCCTGGAAAAATTAGAGCAGGGGGCAGGGGGAGAATAA
- the ispF gene encoding 2-C-methyl-D-erythritol 2,4-cyclodiphosphate synthase, with the protein MTKIRIGNGYDIHQLVSDRALILGGIQIPHELGLLGHSDADVLTHAIMDAMLGALSLGDIGHYFPPSDPQWAGADSLVLLNQVHQLIRDQGWQVGNIDSVVVAERPKLKPHIHNMRDKLAAVLKLEPNQIGIKATTNEKLGPVGREEGICAYAVVLLVASE; encoded by the coding sequence ATGACTAAAATTCGTATTGGTAACGGCTACGATATTCATCAACTGGTGAGCGATCGTGCTTTGATTTTAGGTGGAATTCAAATTCCCCATGAACTGGGTTTGTTGGGGCACAGTGACGCTGATGTGTTAACGCACGCGATTATGGATGCCATGCTTGGGGCATTATCTTTGGGGGATATTGGTCATTATTTTCCGCCTAGCGATCCCCAATGGGCGGGAGCAGATAGTTTAGTACTATTAAATCAAGTACATCAACTGATTCGGGATCAAGGTTGGCAGGTGGGAAATATTGACTCGGTGGTAGTAGCAGAACGTCCAAAATTAAAACCGCATATTCACAATATGCGCGACAAACTAGCGGCAGTTTTAAAATTAGAACCGAATCAAATTGGCATCAAAGCTACCACCAACGAAAAATTAGGCCCCGTTGGACGTGAAGAAGGTATATGTGCTTATGCTGTCGTTTTACTAGTTGCTTCCGAATAA
- a CDS encoding ABC transporter substrate-binding protein, with the protein MKFFRKIFLGMKNFWLPIILTSATALTLTACNPANFKSAAAQVPQVVTAVLSEPATFNYALNESAYSVFGFIYDSLINQNPITTKLEPALAEAWEVSEDGQRVGITLRSGLKWSDGQPMTADDIVFTYNEIYLNPKIPTSLKDALKVGDKGTLPKVKKIDARRVEFSIQEPFAPFLRYVGGIPIMPAHVLQEAIRTTGSDGNPKFLSMWGTGTDPKQIVGNGPYIMESYVSSQRVIFRRNPYYWRKDAQGNPQPYIERIVWQIIESTENQLISFRSGQLDDLEVAPEGFSLLKREEKRANFEIYNGGPDTSTTFIAFNLSKAKNSQGKPFVDPIKSRWFNKKEFRQAIAYALDRETMKTNAFRGLGELQNSFVYVKSPYFLPPEKGLKVYNYEPGKAKRLLLQSGFKYNAQNQLLDADGNRVRFTLLTNSERKVRGDMASQIRRDLANIGIQVDLQILSFNSYLEKLKVTQNWDCYLGGFLGGGIEPHSASNIWRVAGASHAFNLGPQPGDPPIIGWQVSDWEKEIDSLYIKGAQVLDENKRKEIYYEYQRIASEQLPFIHLVERLNLQAVRDRFQGIKYTALGGPFWNLYELKVTD; encoded by the coding sequence ATGAAATTTTTTAGAAAAATATTTCTGGGAATGAAAAATTTTTGGTTGCCAATAATTCTGACTTCAGCAACAGCACTTACACTTACTGCCTGCAACCCAGCTAACTTCAAAAGCGCAGCTGCTCAAGTGCCGCAAGTTGTCACCGCAGTTTTAAGTGAACCTGCAACTTTTAACTATGCTCTGAATGAGTCGGCATATAGCGTTTTTGGCTTCATTTATGACTCATTAATTAATCAGAATCCCATAACCACAAAACTAGAGCCTGCTTTAGCAGAAGCATGGGAAGTTTCTGAAGATGGCCAGCGGGTTGGGATCACTCTGCGCTCAGGGCTTAAATGGTCAGATGGTCAGCCAATGACTGCTGATGATATTGTCTTTACTTATAATGAAATCTACCTCAATCCTAAAATTCCGACTTCTCTTAAAGACGCATTAAAAGTTGGCGATAAAGGCACTTTGCCAAAGGTAAAAAAAATCGATGCGCGTCGGGTTGAATTCAGCATACAGGAACCGTTTGCTCCTTTTTTAAGATATGTAGGTGGTATTCCAATTATGCCAGCCCATGTTCTACAGGAGGCAATTCGCACAACTGGATCTGATGGAAATCCTAAGTTTCTCTCAATGTGGGGAACAGGCACTGATCCGAAACAAATTGTTGGAAATGGCCCCTATATCATGGAAAGTTACGTTTCCAGCCAGCGAGTTATATTTCGGCGTAATCCATACTACTGGCGCAAAGATGCTCAGGGTAATCCTCAGCCTTATATTGAGCGTATTGTTTGGCAAATTATTGAATCTACTGAAAACCAGTTGATTAGTTTTCGCTCTGGGCAATTAGATGATTTAGAAGTTGCTCCTGAAGGTTTTAGTTTGCTGAAACGAGAAGAAAAACGGGCAAACTTTGAAATTTATAACGGTGGGCCAGATACAAGTACGACTTTTATTGCTTTCAATCTTAGTAAAGCTAAGAATTCTCAGGGTAAACCTTTCGTAGACCCAATTAAATCTAGGTGGTTTAATAAAAAGGAATTCAGGCAAGCTATAGCCTATGCACTCGACCGCGAAACGATGAAAACAAATGCTTTTCGGGGACTGGGTGAACTGCAAAACTCATTTGTTTATGTCAAAAGTCCCTACTTTCTTCCTCCAGAAAAAGGGTTAAAGGTATATAATTACGAACCAGGAAAAGCGAAAAGATTACTGTTACAATCGGGTTTCAAATATAATGCCCAGAATCAGCTTTTAGATGCTGATGGTAACAGAGTCAGATTTACACTCTTAACGAATTCGGAAAGAAAAGTTAGAGGAGATATGGCGTCTCAAATCAGGCGGGATCTCGCTAATATTGGGATTCAAGTGGATTTGCAAATTCTCAGCTTCAATTCCTATCTAGAAAAACTCAAAGTTACGCAAAATTGGGATTGTTACCTTGGAGGATTTCTTGGAGGCGGTATTGAACCCCACAGCGCTAGTAATATCTGGAGAGTTGCCGGTGCATCTCACGCATTTAATTTGGGGCCACAACCAGGAGATCCACCCATAATTGGCTGGCAAGTTTCCGACTGGGAAAAGGAAATTGACAGCCTTTACATTAAAGGCGCACAGGTATTGGATGAAAACAAGCGTAAGGAAATTTATTATGAATATCAGCGCATCGCCTCAGAACAGTTGCCGTTTATTCATTTAGTGGAGAGGTTAAATCTGCAAGCAGTGCGCGATCGCTTCCAAGGAATTAAATATACTGCTCTTGGCGGCCCATTCTGGAATCTTTACGAACTGAAAGTAACCGATTAG
- the larB gene encoding nickel pincer cofactor biosynthesis protein LarB, protein MTDEKTLRSLLEAVANGKVTPDTALDSLKDLTYESVGEFAKIDHHRQLRTGFPEVIWGPGKTPDQIAQIIEVMRLRNPVVMATRIEPGVYAALESKVSGLRYYESARICAIAPPTIEPQFAGEIGILSAGTADLPVAEEAAVTAELSGFRVQRLWDVGVAGIHRLLSNRHLIESASVLIVVAGMEGALPSVVAGLASCPVIAVPTSIGYGASFGGLAPLLTMLNSCAAGVGVVNIDNGFGAAVLAGQILRTAEKLRLASAAS, encoded by the coding sequence ATGACCGATGAAAAAACCTTGCGATCGCTCCTCGAAGCGGTTGCCAATGGTAAAGTTACGCCAGATACGGCATTAGACTCACTCAAAGACTTAACTTATGAATCTGTGGGTGAGTTTGCCAAAATCGACCATCATCGCCAGCTAAGAACTGGTTTCCCAGAGGTTATTTGGGGCCCTGGTAAGACTCCCGACCAAATTGCTCAAATTATCGAGGTGATGCGCCTCCGTAATCCGGTAGTGATGGCAACTCGCATTGAACCAGGAGTTTATGCCGCACTGGAATCAAAAGTTAGCGGTTTGCGATATTACGAATCAGCGCGAATTTGTGCGATCGCTCCTCCTACCATCGAACCACAATTTGCGGGTGAAATTGGTATCCTTTCTGCTGGCACTGCCGATTTACCCGTTGCTGAAGAAGCTGCTGTCACTGCTGAACTTTCAGGTTTCCGCGTCCAGCGCCTGTGGGATGTTGGCGTTGCGGGGATTCACCGCTTATTAAGTAACCGCCACCTGATCGAGTCCGCATCGGTGTTGATTGTCGTAGCGGGGATGGAAGGCGCTTTACCCAGCGTTGTTGCTGGTTTAGCGAGTTGTCCTGTGATTGCAGTACCCACCAGCATCGGTTATGGTGCGAGTTTTGGTGGATTAGCACCTTTATTGACAATGCTTAACTCTTGTGCTGCGGGAGTAGGCGTAGTAAATATCGATAATGGTTTTGGTGCAGCAGTTTTAGCGGGGCAAATTTTGCGGACTGCCGAGAAATTGCGGTTGGCATCGGCTGCATCTTGA
- the argH gene encoding argininosuccinate lyase translates to MTKEETWSQRFESALHPAIARFNASIGFDIELIEYDLTGSQAHVKMLAHTGIISLEEGDKLVAGLEKIRQEYREGKFQPGVDAEDVHFAVERRLTEIVGDVGKKVHTARSRNDQVGTDTRLYLRDQIQQIKNELREFQGVLLDIAEKNVETLIPGYTHLQRAQPLSLAHHLLAYFQMAQRDWERLGDVSRRVNISPLGCGALAGTTFPIDRHYTAKLLNFDDIYANSLDGVSDRDFAIEFLCAASLIMVHLSRLAEEVILWSSEEFRFVTLKDSCATGSSIMPQKKNPDVPELVRGKTGRVFGHLQAMLVIMKGLPLAYNKDLQEDKEGLFDSVNTIKASLEAMTILLREGLEFRTQRLAEAVAEDFSNATDVADYLAARGVPFREAYNLVGKVVKTSIAAGKLLKDLKLQEWQQLHPAFAADIYEAISPRQVVAARNSYGGTGFVQVRKALIAARAQLAQ, encoded by the coding sequence ATGACCAAAGAAGAAACTTGGAGCCAGAGGTTTGAATCAGCATTGCATCCAGCGATCGCTCGTTTTAATGCCAGTATAGGTTTTGATATTGAATTAATCGAATATGACCTGACTGGTTCTCAAGCCCATGTCAAAATGCTTGCTCACACGGGCATTATCTCCTTAGAAGAAGGAGATAAACTGGTTGCAGGTTTAGAAAAAATTCGCCAAGAGTACCGCGAGGGTAAATTTCAGCCTGGTGTCGATGCTGAAGACGTACATTTTGCAGTTGAACGACGACTGACAGAGATTGTCGGCGATGTTGGTAAAAAGGTACATACGGCGCGATCGCGTAATGACCAAGTTGGTACAGATACCAGACTTTACCTGCGCGACCAAATCCAACAAATCAAAAACGAATTGCGAGAATTTCAAGGGGTTTTACTGGATATAGCTGAAAAAAACGTTGAAACTCTGATTCCTGGCTATACCCACCTACAACGCGCCCAACCCCTGAGTTTAGCTCACCACCTCTTGGCATACTTTCAAATGGCGCAACGCGACTGGGAACGCTTAGGAGACGTTTCTCGCCGCGTGAATATCTCACCTTTAGGATGCGGTGCTTTAGCCGGAACCACTTTCCCCATTGACCGCCATTACACAGCTAAACTATTGAATTTTGACGATATTTATGCTAATAGCCTCGATGGAGTGAGCGATCGCGATTTTGCGATCGAATTCTTGTGTGCTGCTAGCTTGATTATGGTTCACCTCAGCCGCCTTGCAGAAGAAGTCATTCTTTGGTCATCAGAAGAATTCCGCTTTGTCACCCTCAAAGATAGCTGTGCCACAGGTTCCAGTATCATGCCCCAAAAGAAAAACCCCGATGTACCAGAACTCGTGCGGGGGAAAACGGGGCGTGTATTCGGTCATCTCCAGGCGATGTTAGTGATTATGAAAGGTTTACCCCTGGCATATAACAAAGACCTGCAAGAAGATAAAGAAGGACTATTTGATAGCGTCAACACAATCAAAGCCTCTCTAGAAGCAATGACAATTTTGCTCAGAGAAGGCTTAGAATTTCGTACCCAACGGTTAGCAGAAGCTGTGGCGGAAGATTTTTCTAACGCTACCGATGTAGCAGATTATCTGGCAGCACGGGGCGTTCCTTTCCGGGAAGCTTACAACCTTGTGGGTAAGGTGGTAAAAACTAGTATTGCCGCAGGTAAACTCCTAAAAGATTTGAAATTGCAAGAGTGGCAACAACTACATCCGGCATTTGCAGCAGATATTTATGAAGCGATATCCCCCCGTCAAGTTGTGGCAGCTCGCAACAGTTACGGTGGCACTGGTTTTGTACAGGTTCGCAAAGCACTCATCGCTGCCCGCGCTCAACTAGCCCAATAG
- a CDS encoding NUDIX hydrolase, producing MNVIAFFPAAVQSTRSLWRIGQTVLGIIFRHPITGTSIIPILPDGRIVLIRRRDNGLWALPGGMVDWGEDIPNTVRRELIEETGLELVKINRLVGVYSAPDRDPRIHSICVVVEAEVHGTMEIQDTLEVMEIQAFSPNLLPSGQMSHDHSRQLQDYLNGLTTLA from the coding sequence TTGAACGTTATTGCTTTTTTTCCGGCAGCTGTCCAGTCCACACGTAGCTTATGGCGTATTGGACAAACAGTATTGGGTATTATATTTCGTCATCCCATTACTGGCACTAGTATCATCCCAATTTTACCCGATGGTCGCATAGTACTGATCCGGCGGCGTGATAATGGTCTTTGGGCATTGCCTGGAGGCATGGTGGATTGGGGAGAAGATATTCCCAACACAGTCCGCCGGGAATTGATCGAAGAAACCGGGCTAGAATTGGTGAAAATTAATCGTTTAGTAGGAGTTTACTCCGCACCAGACCGCGATCCTAGAATCCATTCAATTTGTGTTGTGGTTGAAGCCGAGGTGCATGGGACAATGGAGATTCAAGATACTTTGGAAGTCATGGAAATTCAAGCTTTCTCTCCCAATTTGCTACCTTCAGGACAGATGTCTCACGACCATAGTAGGCAGTTGCAAGACTACTTAAATGGCTTGACGACACTGGCATAA
- a CDS encoding alpha/beta fold hydrolase: protein MNTLFRNSRIKLSQGLIFWREVGEKTPIIFLHGAWNESSQWLSVMESLSEDFHCFALDLLGFGESENPNIHHSIDLQVECLAEFLQAVKLEKVYLVGHSLGGWIAASYALKYPEKLDGMVLLAPEGVEIAGQEEYCRKMRQLLNYPPLIVKLLRSLTPFTKILGWYEKIAQDLQLHQELLRYPIACQLLFKRRQAEIEAELVQKRLYMIDVPVFILQGGQDTPDALAKSRVYAQLMPKVELKMIAHAGNDLPESSAGVVAVEIREFIQGILKNHNFNELN, encoded by the coding sequence ATGAATACACTATTCCGTAACTCGCGGATAAAGCTCTCTCAAGGGCTTATATTCTGGCGTGAAGTCGGTGAAAAAACTCCTATAATTTTTTTACATGGTGCTTGGAATGAGAGCAGTCAATGGTTATCTGTGATGGAGTCCCTTTCAGAAGATTTCCATTGCTTTGCACTTGATTTGTTAGGGTTTGGTGAATCAGAAAATCCGAATATTCATCATTCGATAGATTTACAAGTAGAGTGTTTGGCTGAGTTTTTGCAAGCTGTCAAGCTAGAAAAAGTCTATTTAGTAGGGCATTCTCTTGGGGGCTGGATTGCTGCTAGCTATGCTTTAAAGTATCCAGAGAAACTTGATGGTATGGTACTGCTAGCACCAGAGGGTGTAGAGATAGCAGGACAAGAAGAGTATTGCCGGAAGATGCGGCAATTATTGAATTATCCGCCACTAATAGTTAAATTGTTGCGATCGCTAACTCCTTTCACTAAAATCTTGGGTTGGTATGAAAAAATTGCCCAGGATTTGCAATTACATCAGGAATTGTTGCGTTACCCTATAGCTTGCCAGTTACTTTTCAAACGGCGACAAGCAGAAATTGAGGCGGAATTAGTGCAAAAGCGGCTTTACATGATAGATGTGCCGGTTTTTATTTTACAAGGTGGCCAAGATACACCAGATGCTTTAGCTAAAAGTCGGGTTTATGCTCAACTGATGCCGAAAGTCGAGTTAAAAATGATTGCCCATGCCGGAAATGACTTACCAGAATCTTCTGCTGGGGTTGTAGCGGTTGAGATTAGGGAGTTTATTCAAGGTATTCTAAAAAACCATAATTTCAACGAATTAAACTAG